In Arachis hypogaea cultivar Tifrunner chromosome 17, arahy.Tifrunner.gnm2.J5K5, whole genome shotgun sequence, a single window of DNA contains:
- the LOC112764650 gene encoding scarecrow-like protein 21 isoform X1: MQTNMSYSCYFLQSENLNNNYPLLHNSEHYCTLESFSTNQNSPSSLSFSPEITPMLKQDRIEHDNESCLTHDQNDLSNKIRELESAMLGSDADILNTYGAAMIPQECDSFLRWRKMMEVISRGDLKEMLCACAKAMSENDMETTEWLISELQKMVSISGDPVQRLGAYMLEALVARLATSGSTIYNALRCKEPTGNELLSYMHMLYEICPYLKFGYLSANGSIAEAMKDENEVHIIDFQINQGVQWISLIKALAARPNGSPKIRITCFDDSTSAFARGGGLNIVGERLSRIANSCKVQFEFHALEVSPSEVKLDDLDIRPGESIAVNFAMMLHHLPDESVDSRINHRNRLLRLAKFLSPKVVTLVEQDCNTSNLPFFPRFVETMNYYLAVFESIDAALPRDHKERINVEQHCLAREVVNLIACEGAERVERHEALKKWRLRFERAGFAPYPLSSYVNSLIRQLQESYPGQYTLEERDGALLLGWKNQSLVVSCAWR, translated from the coding sequence ATGCAAACAAACATGTCCTATTCTTGTTACTTCCTTCAAAGTGAGAACCTAAACAATAATTACCCTTTACTTCATAATTCAGAACACTATTGCACCCTTGAATCTTTTTCTACTAACCAAAACTCCCCATCTTCTCTTAGTTTCTCACCTGAGATTACTCCAATGTTGAAGCAAGACCGCATCGAACATGACAATGAATCTTGCTTGACACATGATCAAAATGACTTGAGCAACAAGATAAGGGAACTGGAAAGTGCTATGCTAGGATCTGATGCAGATATTCTAAACACATATGGTGCTGCTATGATTCCACAAGAATGTGACTCATTCTTGAGGTGGAGGAAAATGATGGAGGTGATATCGCGAGGCGATTTGAAAGAGATGCTTTGTGCTTGTGCAAAAGCAATGTCAGAGAATGACATGGAGACAACTGAATGGCTGATTTCTGAGCTGCAAAAAATGGTGTCGATTTCTGGGGATCCAGTCCAAAGATTAGGAGCATACATGTTGGAGGCACTTGTTGCAAGGCTAGCCACTTCAGGAAGCACAATCTACAATGCCTTGAGATGCAAGGAACCTACTGGCAATGAACTCCTTTCTTATATGCATATGCTTTATGAGATCTGTCCATACCTCAAATTCGGATATCTTTCTGCGAATGGATCGATAGCCGAAGCAATGAAGGATGAAAATGAAGTTCACATAATTGATTTTCAGATTAACCAAGGAGTTCAGTGGATAAGTCTCATAAAAGCACTTGCTGCAAGGCCTAATGGATCACCAAAGATCAGAATAACATGTTTTGATGACTCTACCTCTGCTTTTGCCAGAGGAGGAGGACTTAACATAGTTGGAGAAAGGTTATCAAGAATTGCGAATTCATGTAAGGTTCAATTTGAATTTCATGCTCTAGAAGTTTCCCCTTCTGAGGTGAAGCTTGATGATCTTGACATTAGGCCTGGTGAGTCCATTGCTGTGAATTTTGCCATGATGCTTCACCATTTACCGGATGAAAGCGTGGATAGCCGGATAAATCATCGCAACCGGTTGTTAAGACTGGCAAAGTTCTTGTCACCTAAGGTGGTTACCTTGGTTGAGCAAGATTGTAACACAAGTAATCTTCCTTTCTTCCCACGTTTTGTGGAAACAATGAACTACTACTTGGCTGTTTTCGAATCAATCGACGCAGCTCTTCCaagagatcacaaagagaggatcAATGTGGAACAGCATTGCCTTGCTAGAGAAGTTGTTAATCTGATAGCATGTGAAGGTGCAGAAAGAGTCGAACGCCACGAGGCTCTGAAGAAGTGGAGATTGCGCTTCGAAAGGGCCGGATTTGCACCATATCCTTTGAGTTCTTATGTTAATTCTTTGATTAGGCAGCTTCAAGAAAGCTACCCTGGACAATACACTCTAGAAGAGAGAGATGGTGCTTTACTTCTTGGTTGGAAAAATCAATCTCTTGTTGTCTCTTGTGCTTGGAGATGA
- the LOC112764652 gene encoding uncharacterized protein produces MQALWVSLKDNVKCGSKLSDVIRQPPKCGKGSFCVSEKEKKINGDKDHNDPPLETPPSIVLSRPNNTLARLHELSVGDPSRKIVEMIFQKAWMNTSKPLRKIKTVLRVSYSEQVLERFEKYRENVKKNADEQHPRSTVDGNELLRFYATTVRCFQGKAVKKVHDLCKDLSCCLCQTIQFNFNTEHAKIQLNNDIGKEQTVATTRVRIVKRAAIVCRIIAGTSMNEVDGEFEGPVSNGLGEIQFSLEKFVVKNPSSILPCFVIIFS; encoded by the exons ATGCAAGCTTTGTGGGTTTCTTTGAAGGATAATGTTAAATGTGGAAGCAAGCTTAGTGATGTGATAAGGCAGCCACCAAAATGTGGCAAAGGAAGCTTCTGTGTTtctgagaaagagaagaaaatcaATGGAGACAAAGACCATAATGACCCTCCATTGGAAACTCCACCTAGCATTGTTCTATCAAGGCCAAATAACACTCTTGCTAGGCTTCATG AGCTTAGTGTTGGAGATCCttcaaggaaaattgttgagatgatATTTCAGAAGGCTTGGATGAACACATCAAAACCACTGAGGAAGATTAAGACAGTTCTAAGAGTTAGCTACTCAGAGCAAGTTCTAGAAAGGTTTGAGAAGTACAGAGAAAATGTGAAGAAGAACGCGGACGAGCAGCATCCGAGGAGCACAGTGGATGGCAATGAATTGTTGAGATTCTATGCCACAACAGTGAGGTGTTTCCAAGGGAAAGCTGTGAAGAAAGTTCATGATTTGTGTAAAGATCTTTCATGTTGTCTTTGCCAAACAATTCAGTTCAACTTCAACACAGAACATGCCAAGATTCAATTGAATAATGACATTGGAAAGGAGCAAACAGTTGCCACTACAAGAGTTAGGATTGTGAAAAGAGCTGCAATTGTTTGCAGGATAATTGCTGGAACttcaatgaatgaagttgatggtgAATTTGAAGGGCCTGTCTCAAATGGTTTGGGAGAAATTCAATTTAGCTTAGAAAAATTTGTAGTGAAAAATCCAAGTTCTATACTTCCTTGCTTTGTAATCATTTTTAGCTAA
- the LOC112764650 gene encoding scarecrow-like transcription factor PAT1 isoform X2, with the protein MLKQDRIEHDNESCLTHDQNDLSNKIRELESAMLGSDADILNTYGAAMIPQECDSFLRWRKMMEVISRGDLKEMLCACAKAMSENDMETTEWLISELQKMVSISGDPVQRLGAYMLEALVARLATSGSTIYNALRCKEPTGNELLSYMHMLYEICPYLKFGYLSANGSIAEAMKDENEVHIIDFQINQGVQWISLIKALAARPNGSPKIRITCFDDSTSAFARGGGLNIVGERLSRIANSCKVQFEFHALEVSPSEVKLDDLDIRPGESIAVNFAMMLHHLPDESVDSRINHRNRLLRLAKFLSPKVVTLVEQDCNTSNLPFFPRFVETMNYYLAVFESIDAALPRDHKERINVEQHCLAREVVNLIACEGAERVERHEALKKWRLRFERAGFAPYPLSSYVNSLIRQLQESYPGQYTLEERDGALLLGWKNQSLVVSCAWR; encoded by the coding sequence ATGTTGAAGCAAGACCGCATCGAACATGACAATGAATCTTGCTTGACACATGATCAAAATGACTTGAGCAACAAGATAAGGGAACTGGAAAGTGCTATGCTAGGATCTGATGCAGATATTCTAAACACATATGGTGCTGCTATGATTCCACAAGAATGTGACTCATTCTTGAGGTGGAGGAAAATGATGGAGGTGATATCGCGAGGCGATTTGAAAGAGATGCTTTGTGCTTGTGCAAAAGCAATGTCAGAGAATGACATGGAGACAACTGAATGGCTGATTTCTGAGCTGCAAAAAATGGTGTCGATTTCTGGGGATCCAGTCCAAAGATTAGGAGCATACATGTTGGAGGCACTTGTTGCAAGGCTAGCCACTTCAGGAAGCACAATCTACAATGCCTTGAGATGCAAGGAACCTACTGGCAATGAACTCCTTTCTTATATGCATATGCTTTATGAGATCTGTCCATACCTCAAATTCGGATATCTTTCTGCGAATGGATCGATAGCCGAAGCAATGAAGGATGAAAATGAAGTTCACATAATTGATTTTCAGATTAACCAAGGAGTTCAGTGGATAAGTCTCATAAAAGCACTTGCTGCAAGGCCTAATGGATCACCAAAGATCAGAATAACATGTTTTGATGACTCTACCTCTGCTTTTGCCAGAGGAGGAGGACTTAACATAGTTGGAGAAAGGTTATCAAGAATTGCGAATTCATGTAAGGTTCAATTTGAATTTCATGCTCTAGAAGTTTCCCCTTCTGAGGTGAAGCTTGATGATCTTGACATTAGGCCTGGTGAGTCCATTGCTGTGAATTTTGCCATGATGCTTCACCATTTACCGGATGAAAGCGTGGATAGCCGGATAAATCATCGCAACCGGTTGTTAAGACTGGCAAAGTTCTTGTCACCTAAGGTGGTTACCTTGGTTGAGCAAGATTGTAACACAAGTAATCTTCCTTTCTTCCCACGTTTTGTGGAAACAATGAACTACTACTTGGCTGTTTTCGAATCAATCGACGCAGCTCTTCCaagagatcacaaagagaggatcAATGTGGAACAGCATTGCCTTGCTAGAGAAGTTGTTAATCTGATAGCATGTGAAGGTGCAGAAAGAGTCGAACGCCACGAGGCTCTGAAGAAGTGGAGATTGCGCTTCGAAAGGGCCGGATTTGCACCATATCCTTTGAGTTCTTATGTTAATTCTTTGATTAGGCAGCTTCAAGAAAGCTACCCTGGACAATACACTCTAGAAGAGAGAGATGGTGCTTTACTTCTTGGTTGGAAAAATCAATCTCTTGTTGTCTCTTGTGCTTGGAGATGA